Within Vibrio campbellii CAIM 519 = NBRC 15631 = ATCC 25920, the genomic segment TCACCCCACAAAAAAACCTACGTATGGTGAAAATACCACGCGTTGCGAATCCCTCTTGAGAAATTTGTTATGTGTCTGCCCTGAGTTCTTCGATGACTTTTCGGGCATCAACTAAAGAAGCCCCTGTTTCCTCTCGATAAAGCCGCATCGCTTTTAGCTTGTTACCTGATTTGACAGCATCTAACACCTGTACTGGCACACCGAAGTGCTTATCTACGGACAAACCAGAACGTTCAAGTAAGAAGTCTATTTTACGTTCCAATAATTTATGCTTGTATTTCATCGCAGATAACTCTCTGTGACCGATTAATATCAACAACACAAAAAATACGATTAAAACTGACCACTCCACAATATCCCTCCTTAGATATTAATAATTCTAAATGGTGACTTCCCGCGTTGACGCATAACTCCATGTTAAGGGGTGAGCGACGCCATACCGAAGCTACTGCATACCACCTTAATCAAGAAAACCAACGCACAGTGAACATGCCACGCGCTGCGAATTCCTCTTAAAGATTTTGTTATGTGCGTACCATCCAAGTGCATCTTTTCCTATGTCAGACCTTTACGGACGCCCGTCTTTTTAAGTTATACCACTGGTAAATACCAAAGAAGACGCCACCGACTAGCCAAACAACCACATGCTTGAATATATTCAAATTTAGAAAACCACCACTAAATTGATCGTAAATAACCCCAGTTGCAATAAACATGATTAAACCAAATGGTAAGCCTGTTTCAATTACAAACCGAACAAAACCCTTTCTCTTAGCTGCTAGCCAAAATGTATCATCTATAGTCATTACGCTTTCTTGTCCGCTAAAACTAAACGGTAGTCACAAAATTTGTTGGATAGAATTTGTTCAGATGACTCGCACTTACCTTGAAAGCACATAACGCTTATAAGCCGAAAAATTGTCACCTTTGGCTCTTACATAATGCACTTTTTAGCATATTGCCTCAATTGGTAATCAATAGGTGAAGAAACTTAAAGAATACTAGCACGCAAATATCGACCAAGAGCGGGATGCTAATTTGTCAATTCAATCGGATAAGTTTGACTACGTCAGAATCTGGTTAACAAGATATTAATAAGTAAGAGATCTAGCTTAAAATGGGGCAAAGATGAGCCAGTATAGCTCTCACAGGCTTGAAGATAAGCAAGGCTAATAATCGAGCCTGTTAAGACTAACTTTTCACTTGAAGGCGCATGTTATAACTCTTTTACAAGACAGTATGTTACATGGCCTTTAGGGTAGTCGGGTAGCTCACCAAAAACTTTATAGCCACGCTTCTCATAAAAAGGCTTTGCTTGAAAGCTGAGTGTTTCAGTTCGCATATAACTGAAGCCCTTTTCTTTTGCGAAGGTTTCAGCAGCATCCATTAATTTGTTTCCAATTCCCTGACCTCGTGTGTCCTCAGACAACCATAACAACTCTAAGATGCAATAGTTCCAGAAAGCACAAGCCCTAACCCCACCTAAAACATTTCCATCATCGTCTTTTGCAAAGGCCGCAAATCTTGTATCTGGCTCAAATACCACACCATCAGGTATGTGTTTCTGATTAAAGGATTGGATTCCTTTACTTATCGTTTCAAGGTCGCTTTTATCTGGAGAAGTAGTGAGTTCTATTTTCATTGTCCATCCATAATTTGGGAGTGATATCGCCCATTATGCACAGATAATCAGGAAATATTAATGGCCCCCTCCTAATTCGCGGTAGGAGTAGGTATGAGGAAAAGTGAGGCAAAGCACATTGCTACAGTTTGAAAAGCTAAGAATCACTGGTAAGGCAAGGGGCAAAATAGTCAGCCCGACAGCCTGACTATTTTGTATAAAGGTAGCTGGTATTGCTCAAAAGATTGAAGGGGCTTTGGTCGGCCCTAACCGTTTGTTATTGAAGCTGGTGTCCGGTCTTTTTCATAAACGTTTGCATCGCCTCAGCAAACGTTGTTGTGCCGCCTTTGGCTTGAACCTGAATTACCTTGTACCCCATTTTTTCCAACGCTTGACGTTCTGCCAAAACAGCTTTGTCATTTTGCTGGCTACCTCGCGCAGGCTGATGGAGATAACACCCTTCTAGCAGACCATCTTCTACGAGTTGGTGGTGTTTCAGTGCATTGATATCAAAATTCATGACCATTCTTCTATTTAAAAGTAGGAAGTTGCCATAGCAGGTTACATGCGTTTTTAGAGCTTAACAACACTGCCGATACCAATTTCGGGCTATCAGTATTTTGACGCATCAAGAGAGCAGATAACTCGATACATCAAAGGCTACTACAGGCAACTCAGACCCAATCGATATAATGTTGGCCTAACACCTAACGAGTCTGAAAGGCCGTATTGGAAGAACTCTAACACCGTAGCCACTTTTAGTGCTCACTGCAAAGTTGCCAATGAGGATGCAAGCTAGTAAGAACGCGTAATAAAAGGGCAAAATTAATTAACTTGAGGCTCAAAACAGTAATATATGTAACGAGCATATTTATTTTGTAACAAAATACATATGACGCTTTACACTGCACGATTTTAACTGCAAATTGCCCCTACGAGTTTGGAATTAAAAGGAGGAAAGTTAGGTAAGGTCAATATCATAACAATCAATAGTTCTATCCTGTGGATACGAAGAACCTGGGGTTACCCGAGAGTGAACGCTTCTTGAGACATTACGGTGGGTGAAAACAATATGACACGTCGCCTTTAGCATGTATGACACAAAATACCACTCAGTGTGGGTGACGAAGTACCATCGGAAAAGTCCTAATCTGGGTATATACAACAAAGATGGGAGTGTTATGCCAAATCAACGACTAAGTTCACTTGGCATTGAGACCAAGACTGGAGGCCTTGCTCCAAACCACCTTAAAACAATGATGTTCACTCCACCCAATCAGCGCGCCACGTCCCAAGCGTTTAGCTGGACAAATAAGGTAGACAGTAAAGAGAGCATTATTTGGTCGCCGTCAGTAGCGCAGTCGTGAATTTATAAGTTACAGCGCATTACGTTAGACATCAGGGTGAAAATGACTCTGGTCAACGCCGCTAGGAGTTGCAACGTTAAACATCCCGTAAATGCACCTTGGAATCTAATCAATTTCTATAACGTTAAATAGTTACAAACTATAAATATTTGACACTTTTTTAAAGCAGTCTTCTGATTTTGTTACTGGATTAATTAGTAGCAGTACAAGATTAGGGAGGAAAAATGAAGACAACACGTAGCAGGAAAGTTGAGATAACAATCCTTGCAATACTATCAATAGCACTCTTAACGTTTCTGTTTACCAGCAGTAACATGGTTCTATTCGATTCAAAAGGTTCGATTGGTCAAGCCCAGTCTTCGCTGATCATTACATCAGTACTTTTGATGGCAATAATTATAGTCCCTGTTTTGCTGATGTCCGTGTATTTCCCTTACAAATACCGCCACAGCAACAAAGATGCTGAATACAAACCAAACTGGGAGCACTCCACAAAAATCGAAGTGGTTGTGTGGGCAGTTCCTTGCTTAATCATTCTTGCGCTGGGTTGGATCACTTATCAAACCTCATATTCTCTCGACCCGCGTAAAGAGATTGCATCAGAAGAAAAACCGCTAACTATCCAAGTTGTTGCAATGAATTGGAAGTGGCTGTTTATCTACCCTGAGCAGCAAATCGCAACAGTTAATGAGATTGCATTACCTGTTAACCGCCCAGTTAGATTCTTAGTTACATCAGACACTACGATGAATTCGTTCTTCATTCCACAACTTGGTAGCCAGGTATATGCGATGGCTGGAATGGAAAATAGACTTCACCTTATGGCAGAAGAGAAAGGCGTCTACCGTGGCATTTCTGCGAACTATAGTGGCTTTGGTTTTACCAACATGAAGTTTCAAGCACACGCAGTAGACAATGCCGACTTTGACCAATGGGTTCAAAAAGTAAAAGCATCGGACAAAGTATTAAACGACAGCAGCTACGACGTGCTGACAGCAAACTCTAAAGAGCAAATTAAAACAGCTCACCCTGTGACTTATTTTGCTTCTGTCGATCCTCTTCGATTCAAAGATATTATTGAAAAACACGCGGGAGTCCAAAATGGCTTATAAAGGCGATGTATACGCCGATCCGGATCCTATCTTCGGCAAACTAAATTGGGATGTAATTCCATTTACAGACCCAGTCATATTACCCGTTATGCTAGGCGCTATTCTTGGTGGACTGGCACTTGTAGCTGCAATCACTTACTACGGTAAGTGGAAGTATTTATGGGAGCAATGGTTTACTTCCGTCGACCATAAGAAAATCGGTATCATGTACATCATTGTTGCGGCAGTGATGCTTTTCCGTGGTTTTGCTGACGCCTTTATGATGCGTACTCAACAAGCAGCAGCAACCATCAATGGCACTGGTTACCTACCTCCTGAGCACTACGACCAAATCTTTAGTGCCCATGGTGTAATCATGATTTTCTTTGTTGCCATGCCATTCGTGGTTGGCCTCATGAACATCATTGTTCCACTTCAAATTGGTGCGCGTGACGTAGCTTTCCCATTCTTAAACTCTTTGAGCTTCTGGCTGTTTGTTGTTGGTGCAATTCTGATCAACATGTCACTGTTTATCGGTGAATTTGCTGCGACAGGTTGGCTTGCCTACCCGCCATTATCGGGTATGGAGTACAGTCCTTGGGTAGGTGTTGACTACTGGCTTTGGGCGCTACAGATCTCTGGTATCGGTACCCTACTGACTGGTGTTAACTTCGTTGTGACCATTATTCGTATGCGTGCACCAGGTATGAAACTGATGCAAATGCCTGTGTTTACATGGACATCGCTATGTGCGAACGCACTGATTGTTTTAGCTTTCCCTATTCTCACCGTAACGTTAACACTTCTGACACTTGACCGTTACATTGGCACTCATTTCTTCACAACAGATATGGGCGGTAACGTAATGATGTACGTTAACCTTATCTGGGCATGGGGTCATCCTGAAGTGTACATTCTGATTTTACCTGCTTTTGGTATCTTCTCAGAAATCACAGCGACATTTTCACGTAAGCGTCTATTCGGCTATACCTCACTCGTATGGGCAACTGCCGTTATCATGATCCTATCATTCGTTGTATGGCTGCATCACTTCTTCACCATGGGTGCAGGGGCTAGTGTCAACGCTTTCTTCGGTATTGCTACAATGATTATTTCAATTCCGACCGGAGTTAAGATATTCAACTGGCTATTTACCATGTACAAGGGTCGCGTTGAGTTTACAGCAAGCATGTGGTGGACAATTGCATTCCTAATTACCTTCACAATTGGTGGTATGACGGGTGTTATGCTTGCCGTTCCAGCAGCAAACTTTGTACTTCACAACAGCTTATTCGTTATCGCTCACTTCCATAACGTGATTATCGGTGGTGCGCTATTTGGTTACTTTGCAGGTTTCACTTACTGGTTCCCGAAAGCAACGGGGTTCAAGCTAGACGAGAAACTTGGCAAACTTTCTTGTGTTCTTTGGACTGTTGGTTTCTTCGTAACCTTCATGCCAATCTACGTTCTAGGCTTCAGTGGTATGACACGCCGCTTAAACGTTGCTGATAACCCTGAGTGGGCACCACTACTTTGGATCTCTGCATTTGGTGTATTCATCATCGCATCTGGTATTGCGACTCAATTCTACCAGGTTTATGTAAGTATTCGTGACCGTAAGAAGAACCTTGATCTTACTGGTGACCCTTGGGATGGGCGTACGCTTGAGTGGGCAACTTCTTCCCCACCAGCGTTCTACAATTTCGCGACGCTTCCTAAGATTCGCGATCGTGATGAGCACCACTATGCAAAAGAGAACGGTTTAGCGTACATAGCGCCTGAACGTTACAAACGCATTCATATGCCGAAGAATACTTGGGCAGGTGTCGTCATCAGCGCATTTGCATTAACACTCGGGTTTGCTTTTGTATGGCACATCTGGTGGATGGTAATCGCTAGCAGTGTTGGTATTTTGGCGTCATGGATTGCATACAGCTTTGAGCGCAACAAAGACTACTACGTCGAGGTTGCTGAAGTTGAAGCAATTGAACGAGCACATCTAGCACGTGTTAATAGCGAACAAGAATTGAATCGCGAAGAAAATAAAGATGAAGATCAGGATGAAGGTGATTATTCTGACCTAAAACCTGTTACGGCATAGGGACTGACAGTAATTATGACTACAGAAGTTAAACATACATATGAAGCAAACGTCCTTGTTCAGTCACATGGGGGTCATGATCACGAAGACCATGACCACCATGATTATGCTGGCGATACAATCTTTGGCTTTTGGATTTACATCTTAAGTGACTGTTTATTATTCGGCACTCTTTTCGCAGTGTTTGCTGTTTTCTCAAGCAGCTTTGCTGGGCAAATTGAGCCAACGGAACTGTTCAACTTAACCTTTGTTGCTGGTGAAACTGCCCTACTTCTTCTTAGTAGTTTCACTTTTGGCATGGCGATGCTAAAAGCGAACAAAGAAGACATGAAAGGCATGCTTAAATGGCTGGGTGTTACCTTTGCGCTCGGCCTGTCTTTCTTAGTAATGGAGCTTTATGAGTTCTGGCATTTCAGTAATGAAGGT encodes:
- the cyoA gene encoding ubiquinol oxidase subunit II codes for the protein MKTTRSRKVEITILAILSIALLTFLFTSSNMVLFDSKGSIGQAQSSLIITSVLLMAIIIVPVLLMSVYFPYKYRHSNKDAEYKPNWEHSTKIEVVVWAVPCLIILALGWITYQTSYSLDPRKEIASEEKPLTIQVVAMNWKWLFIYPEQQIATVNEIALPVNRPVRFLVTSDTTMNSFFIPQLGSQVYAMAGMENRLHLMAEEKGVYRGISANYSGFGFTNMKFQAHAVDNADFDQWVQKVKASDKVLNDSSYDVLTANSKEQIKTAHPVTYFASVDPLRFKDIIEKHAGVQNGL
- the cyoC gene encoding cytochrome o ubiquinol oxidase subunit III, with translation MTTEVKHTYEANVLVQSHGGHDHEDHDHHDYAGDTIFGFWIYILSDCLLFGTLFAVFAVFSSSFAGQIEPTELFNLTFVAGETALLLLSSFTFGMAMLKANKEDMKGMLKWLGVTFALGLSFLVMELYEFWHFSNEGATFHSSAYWSSFYALVATHGLHVFAGLIWMIVLFVHFKRDGFSEDNKTRLACLSLFWHFLDVIWICVFSVVYLMGVL
- the cyoB gene encoding cytochrome o ubiquinol oxidase subunit I — translated: MFGKLNWDVIPFTDPVILPVMLGAILGGLALVAAITYYGKWKYLWEQWFTSVDHKKIGIMYIIVAAVMLFRGFADAFMMRTQQAAATINGTGYLPPEHYDQIFSAHGVIMIFFVAMPFVVGLMNIIVPLQIGARDVAFPFLNSLSFWLFVVGAILINMSLFIGEFAATGWLAYPPLSGMEYSPWVGVDYWLWALQISGIGTLLTGVNFVVTIIRMRAPGMKLMQMPVFTWTSLCANALIVLAFPILTVTLTLLTLDRYIGTHFFTTDMGGNVMMYVNLIWAWGHPEVYILILPAFGIFSEITATFSRKRLFGYTSLVWATAVIMILSFVVWLHHFFTMGAGASVNAFFGIATMIISIPTGVKIFNWLFTMYKGRVEFTASMWWTIAFLITFTIGGMTGVMLAVPAANFVLHNSLFVIAHFHNVIIGGALFGYFAGFTYWFPKATGFKLDEKLGKLSCVLWTVGFFVTFMPIYVLGFSGMTRRLNVADNPEWAPLLWISAFGVFIIASGIATQFYQVYVSIRDRKKNLDLTGDPWDGRTLEWATSSPPAFYNFATLPKIRDRDEHHYAKENGLAYIAPERYKRIHMPKNTWAGVVISAFALTLGFAFVWHIWWMVIASSVGILASWIAYSFERNKDYYVEVAEVEAIERAHLARVNSEQELNREENKDEDQDEGDYSDLKPVTA
- a CDS encoding GNAT family N-acetyltransferase; translation: MKIELTTSPDKSDLETISKGIQSFNQKHIPDGVVFEPDTRFAAFAKDDDGNVLGGVRACAFWNYCILELLWLSEDTRGQGIGNKLMDAAETFAKEKGFSYMRTETLSFQAKPFYEKRGYKVFGELPDYPKGHVTYCLVKEL